The Anaerobacillus alkaliphilus DNA window GTAGTTTATTTATTTTTTACGACATTATTAATTGGAGCAGCTAGTGGTGCTTTCGTTGGATTTATTTTAGATTGGAGAACTTATTGGGACGGATTAATGTCCGGTGAGGTTGTTGATTTTATTCTAGTAATCATTTGGTTACTTGGAATAGGGGCTATGTGGAGTTTAATTAGCCAAATGGGATTTTACGCTTATTTAACAGTACACCGCTTTGGATTAGGTATCTTTAAGTCTTCAAAGATTTGGAACTCAATTCAAATCGTTGTTATCGCTTTTGTCTTACAGGGTCTCGTATATTTTAGATATACAGCTTTTGGAACAGAAGGTGAAACGATTTTCAGTTACATACTTATACCGCTATTATTATTTGTTTATGGTTTGTTAATAGCTTATATCAAAAGTACACAAACAAACTTTGGAGCGTTTATTCCAGCTTTATTTTTCATTGTTGTTGTAACAACGCTTGAGTGGCTTCCTGCACTAAGAGTAAATGACCCTAAATGGTTGTGGATCTATCTTACTCCCTTATTAGTTGCAAATACATGGCAGATATTAATTCTGCACCGGCTTATTAACAAAAAATAAATGAAATAAAAAG harbors:
- a CDS encoding KinB-signaling pathway activation protein, producing MNSRKVVYLFFTTLLIGAASGAFVGFILDWRTYWDGLMSGEVVDFILVIIWLLGIGAMWSLISQMGFYAYLTVHRFGLGIFKSSKIWNSIQIVVIAFVLQGLVYFRYTAFGTEGETIFSYILIPLLLFVYGLLIAYIKSTQTNFGAFIPALFFIVVVTTLEWLPALRVNDPKWLWIYLTPLLVANTWQILILHRLINKK